The following nucleotide sequence is from Apium graveolens cultivar Ventura chromosome 4, ASM990537v1, whole genome shotgun sequence.
agtttcccttgaaatccaaagcacaaacccttaacatatcttctattatctgaatagttctctcactttggccatctgtctgaggatgataagcagtgctcatattcaacttagttcctaaacactcttgaaacttggtacaaaatcttgagttgaatcttgggtctcggtctaatacgatggacacaggaactccatgcttggttactatctcatccaaatacatTTTAACCAACTTTTCCAAAGAATATCTCTCGTTAACAGGGAGGAAATGTGCTAACTTGGTcaatctgtcaatgattacccaaataacATCATGATTCAACTTTGTCTTTGGCgatcctaccacaaaatccattacAATCTCTTCACATTTCCACTGCGGAATCTCTAAgggttgcaacaatccacttggctTTTAGTGTTCTGCCTTTACCGTCTGACATACGTGATATTTGCTGACCCAACCCGCAAtctccttcttcattcctggccaccagaagttcttctttaagtcttgatacattttggtacttcccggatgaatAGAGAATCTAGAATTGTGAGCTTCCCTCAAAACCTCATTTTTAAATTCGCTTACATTGGGAATCCATATTCTTGAAGAAAATCTAAATATACCTTTGCTATCCTTTTGAGTGCAAACTTCTTCTCCCATCAAATCTTCAAATCCTTTATTCATAACTTCCTCTTGACaatttcgtattctttccattAATTATGGATGAAAAGTGATTTCATACAAATACTCTTTGTTGCTTTCTGGAACTCGAACTTTAATTTCCAGCTTTTCCAATTCCCTTGCGAGTCCTTCAGAAACTTTGATCTCATTTAATCTTTCCTTCCTGCTTAGGGCATCTGCCACCACATTAgcttttcctgggtgatagttgatggaacaatcgtaatccttgatcagctccaaccatcttcgttgtctcatatttaagtccttttgggtgaatatatattttaagcttttatgatccgtatagatgtcacacttttctccgtataaataatgcctccaCAGCTTTAACGCGAATATTATCGCTGCCAACTCCAAGTCATGCAcgggatacttctgttcatggggttttaactgcctggacgcatatgcaataaccttataatgctgcattaacacacagcctaATCCTTTCATAGaggcgtcactgtagatcacaaaaaCCTTGTTTAATCTGGTAATGCTAACATTGGTGTTGTCACTAACCTCCTTTTCAACTCgtggaaactttcttcacatttctcggTCCAAACGAATCTTTCATTTTTCCTGGTCAGCTTGGTCAATGGAGTTAcaatcttggcaaagtctttcacaaatcttcgatagtagcctgctaatccaagaaaacttctaacttctGTCGGAGTCTTCGTCTGTTCCCATCTAGATACAACTTCAATCTTTACAGGATCCACTTTAATACCATCCTTACTCACTATATGACCCAAAACTGAACCTCCtctaaccaaaattcacatttcaaaAATTTAGCGTATAACTGCTTTTCCCTTAGCCTTTGCAGAGAAATCCTTAGGTGTTCGGCATGGTCGTATTTGgtctttgaatagatgaggatgtcatcaataaatacaataacaaacttatccagatactccttatacacccggttcattaaatccataaaagctgctggtgcattagtcaatccaaatgacatcactaagaactcgtaatggccatacctggtTCAAAAtacagtcttcggtatatcttcaggcttgatcttcaattggtgatagcccgatcttaagtcgatcttCAAAAAACAACATGCTCTtttaagctggtcaaacaaatcatcaatcctgggtaggggtacttattcttgatggttaacttgttcagttcccgataatcaatacacaatctcatgcttccgtctttcttcttcacaaataacactggtgcgccccacggggatacacttggtataattacccctttatccaaaagttcttgaagttgtttagctagctctttcatctccATTGAGGCCATATGATAGGGATCCTTTGAAACTGGTTATGCTTCCAGAATTAGgtcaatagaaaactcaatctcacGATCGGGTGGTAATCTTGGcaattcgtctggaaaaacataTGAAAATTCACTAATTACTGGAATCTCATCAAACTGGGTGCCTTTTTCTCAGTGTCCACGACATGGGCTAAGTATGCCTCACATCCTTATCTCAACAGTTTTCTTGCTTCCAGTACCGAGATAAATTTCTTTTCCTGCTTCTGTCCTTGGTAAGTTACTCTAACATTATCTTCTGTATACAAcacaattttatttttcttacaatcaatatctGCCGTATGttgagacaaccaatccattcctaaaatcacatcaaattctcctagctcAAAGGGTATTAGGTTTACTGAAAAGGAATGCCCACAGATTTCTAATTGACACCTAGGGAAAAATTGGCTTACTGAAACTTTATCTTGGTTGGCCACTTCTATAGTCAAGGGCTCAGCTAAATCTTCCAACATCAAATCCATATTACGTACACACTCtttagatataaaagacttagatgctACTGATTCAAACAATACTTTAACAGGAACgaaattaagagaaagcgtacccGCAACCACATCCGAATCCTGAGCATTAGATCTCTTGGTCATCTTGAAGGTTCTGGCTCTTACTGTGCTGGTTGCCGGTCCTTGAGATACACTACCTCCTATGCTGCCCTGAGTAGCAACCTTGCAATTTCTGTCAATGTGCCCAACCttaccacacttaaagcaggtaaCTCTGAGGTTTCCTGAATTACATTCTGACGCATAATGTCCTTTTTATCACACTTAAAACACTGGACACCCGTTCTGCATTGACCACTATGCTTCTTACCACATGACTTACATTCCACAGTTGGATTGGTTGACTGAGCTGAGGCAGAAGCAACTGAGTTGACACCGGAACTCGTCTGGGAAAAACCTTGTCTGCTAAATCTCTTGCTTCAATTCCAACCAAATTTCCTTGGGAACTTCTGACTGGACTCTTCCCGATCTGCCTTATCAGCACCACTTTTAAACTTCCTCTTCTTATCACTTCTCTCCTtggaggccaacttctgatcactttcAATTACTAGGGCGGCCTGAACTATAGAAGTATACGTCTTGATCTGCAGGGCCACCACTCTACTACAAACTTCAGGCTTCagtccttgttgaaacctcctagctttctgaATTTTAGTATTCACATACCTAGGGGCTAGtcgggccaattccgtaaacttggcctcatactcagccacaCTCTTCTCTCCTTATTTCAACTCCAAAAACTCTACTTCGAACTAACTCTGTAAGCAATCCGAAAAGTACTTCTCTAGAAACAATTCTGTAAATCTGGTCCAAGAGATAGGACCCTCTCCTTCTAGTGCACTCGTGGATTCCTACCAAAAATTTGCTTCACCCTTGAGGAAGTAACTAGCATAATCCGTCTTAAAATCATCACTAACCTGAATGAGGgtgaaggctttctccatttccttaagccaaacCCTAGCAGCAATTGGGTCTACCTcgcctttaaactctgggggtttgactGACTGAAATGACTTGAAACTAACAATTTGGTTTGGCTTTCTCGGCCGGGGTTGCTGTTGAAGCTGCAActgctgttggatttgttggTGCTGTTGTTGTatggattgttgttgttgttgctgctgttgcaaAAATTGTtattgctgctgctggaattgttcttgctgctaagccatctgattagactgttggcacagcaaatctagtaatccatccatgGCTGGGCCCCCATCAGAGTTCCTACTGGAGGAATTGGACGAAATattctttttgggaggcattATCCTGAAATACAATaaaaaggttttatatgaaaattgtgcccCCGGGTAACAACATTTTATGAATCAGGAGAATGCTGTCACAATAAAATATTCCCTTCCTTGTTTACTTGGGTTCCATCCATGATGCATAACTAAATTTAACAAAATcagcaacaaatacaacaataacagTAACAGTAATAACAACAGTGTAACGAAAAtaaaaccaacaacaacaatgtAATAGAAAGAACTATAGTATAACAACAGTACAAATCCATCCAACAACTACAGCATAACACTCAAAATAAACTGATTACACAACAAAATtggttgtcatagcagcctctgcctaatacaagctacagcaacataatatacatatataaaggAAACACCTACAGAACTCCTATAACCAACTCCGAGCTCTGCATCTCACTACAAAAACTCTGATCTAACCACTTCCACTGCCACCGATAGATTCTAGctcaaataccaaccagttcacGAGATCCTGATACTAAACAGCTATAAACTCGGAGCTAATGAAATGGTCAATGGTCCGAGCTCTCTCTAAAGCAGCCTGAGTCAAGAATCGCACTCACTCCCGAACATCGGGTGAAAGGGAAGGGATGCATTGAAAAGGTCCAAACGGTATCTGGTCAAGCTGTGCCACTAACTCTGGGCTCTGCTCTCTGATAAAAGTCTcgttcaccgctcggtgaacatggtaggGGATCGGGGAAGATGCACCTGAAGGAACGGATGGAGGGACAGGTGGGCTCGAggtggaagaactgggaccgcaccctggagggaaatccctaacagaAGATACTGACCGTCGTACCCAACAAGGAAGGGCACTAGGTCTTGACACGCCTCTCGGAGCAAATGAGGGAACTGGTGGGGGAGACATGGGAGTCTCCTCAACTATGACATCCAGAGTCCTCTCAGAGTCTTAATCATCTGAATCTGACAtgttctcccgagatggagaactg
It contains:
- the LOC141718734 gene encoding uncharacterized protein LOC141718734; this encodes MEKAFTLIQKARRFQQGLKPEVCSRVVALQIKTYTSIVQAALVIESDQKLASKERSDKKRKFKSGADKADREESRNLRVTCFKCGKVGHIDRNCKVATQGSIGGSVSQGPATSTVRARTFKMTKRSNAQDSDVVAGTLSLNFVPVKVLFESVASKSFISKECVRNMDLMLEDLAEPLTIEVANQDKVSVSQFFPRCQLEICGHSFSVNLIPFELGEFDVILGMDWLSQHTADIDCKKNKIVLYTEDNVRVTYQGQKQEKKFISVLEARKLLR